Genomic DNA from Thermodesulfovibrionales bacterium:
CCGGCCTGCTGGAAGATCAAGAGGATGGTGCTGAACCAGGACATGGTGCTGGCCCGCAGGTACCGGCCGAAGATTTATGTGATCAATCCCTGGCGAGGGGTAAAGTCATGAAGCACCGAGAGGGCGGCGCCTCAGTTCGAAACGCAAAGGTAAAAGAGTTGGTCGCCTTTGCGATCGAGAAGGGCGCCTACCGGGCGAAGGCCTTTTCGGCAAGGAAAGTCGTGATGGACGAGCGGGTGAGGATGAAGTGCCAGATACCGCTCTGCCCGCACTACGGCCAGTGCCTGACCTGTCCCCCGAATGTCCCTACGGTTGACGAATTCCGTGCCGCGCTCAAGCGCTACGGCACTGCGGTGATGGTCCAGACGCGGACGCCCCTCACTATGGAAATTGATGCGTTTGATAAAGAGGAGGCGCGGCGGTTCCTCGAGTCACCGGGGAGCCCGACAACACCGAAAGGAGGTGAAAAGACAGAGGCATCGGAGAACTTCGATAACGTGAAGCTCTCTTCCGTGCGTTTGCACAAATTGGTGAACGAAGTCGAGGGGAGGGCGATTACTTTCGGATTCCCATACGCCCTGGGGCTGATCGGAGGCGACTGCATGCTTTGCCCCAAATGCGTAGGACAGGGCAGCGGCGCCGGCTGTCGCAGGCCGTACCAGGCAAGGCCGTCGATGGAGGGCGTCGGGATCGATGTGGTGAAGACCAGTATCAATGCGGGACTTCCCTTCGACATCCCTCCAAAGACGGAGATTGTCTGGAGCGGGTTGGTCCTGATCGATTAGAAAAAAGAAATGTCCGCTCCCTGTGCGGGCAGCGGACAGGCAACGAACCACACTAGATTGAGGAGGTTTACTATGGCAAGAGAAGAAATGACGAGTCTGCAGAGGGTAGCGGCCGCACTTACCTTCGGGCAGCCGGACCGTGTTCCGGCAGCA
This window encodes:
- a CDS encoding DUF2284 domain-containing protein, which codes for MKHREGGASVRNAKVKELVAFAIEKGAYRAKAFSARKVVMDERVRMKCQIPLCPHYGQCLTCPPNVPTVDEFRAALKRYGTAVMVQTRTPLTMEIDAFDKEEARRFLESPGSPTTPKGGEKTEASENFDNVKLSSVRLHKLVNEVEGRAITFGFPYALGLIGGDCMLCPKCVGQGSGAGCRRPYQARPSMEGVGIDVVKTSINAGLPFDIPPKTEIVWSGLVLID